The nucleotide sequence ACGCTCACGTTTATCGACGTGTCGTCGATTTGCATGGTGCGATCAATCACCTACTCGTTTTACGGAACGAATGATTAAACCGGTGGTAAAGGGCGCGTATCAACTATCAACTATCATCGTAGTCAGAATCGTTGCTCTTGTTGCTGTCGCCCAACTTTGCTCTAGAGCTTTGCAAATAAGGAGCTTTGCAACCATCTTGTTGACCCACAGGGCTATTCTATCCTATTACCTATACAATATTATTGCGATTAATCGTAGGTTTGGTATCTTCGCGACGAACGTGTGTAAttctttaattaattgtatttttaaaataatcgagTAATGGCATCTGATATTTTGTATACATATAGCAAGCAATCGGGACGTGTAGTGTACCGTTCtgtaaaagtaaattaaaaacgaaaccGGAAATTCGATGGTAGGTTTATCTTGGCTAGATTATGCACGTTTGATCGAATCTTTAAAGCATTTTCTATTGTCTCGAGAATGAAAATTATCCGTTTAACGACGCGTGCCCAGTCTCGCGATCTTTGTTCGTGATTCAAACGGAGCGAGCGATTAAACTCAATTACAGCTTTGAAGTAGATCGGACGTGTAGGAATTTTTGTTATGTCATCGGTAAATCTATGCGCGCGAATTCCCATTGTACGATAGGATCGACGCCTGCTACACCTCTTTCTCTTCCTTCGAGGTCTTTTGTCCCCCCTCTGCCGCAACCGAGCGCAACGCGAATCAGTTACGTAACCGGCTAACAGCAACGGAAATTAATACTCTGCACGTTCAAGGTGGTAACGTCCGTGAAAAGAGATACGGTGGTGCTGATAACACTTCCGACTTACAGGAACCGAATTACAGgaacgtaataataataataattaatcggTGGTGATTCTCCGGCTTACACGACGATACATCTATCTATACTGATCGTCGATCGCTCGTTTTAACAGCTTGTTCTCTCTTGATTTCGCGTGTCCTTCTATCAAGGATTCAAACGGACCGCTGACGAATGCCACGGCGAACACCACCGGAATTCGGTCCTGCAACACGCTCTCTACGGGCACCATACTACTGGCGGACATTCTGCCATCGCTAGTCGTCAAGATCGTAACACCCTTCTTACCGTTTTACGTACAGTGAGTAACATTATATTATTTGCTTTTTCTATATTATTTCATTGATCGTGGCATACGCGTAAATATTTACCAAAACGAGCGAGTACAATGAGAGTATATTGCAGGCTGCTCGGCAGTAGTCCTTAGCACATAATTCTTATAAAAACGACATTTCGAACCAACACCACCAGTCTGAATGATTGAATTTTAACGTTCGGTATCGAAATTTCGATAATTTTCTTTGCACGTGGCCTTGTAATTCGAAATACCAAAGCAAGAAACGAACAGGACTCTTTTTCGACGATGGTTGGTAAAagcgtatatgtatacatagatAATAGCGGTGCCGATCAGCACAGAAAATACAATACGAACGACGCGAACTTTGTATTATCTGTCACGCGAGTACGCGTAGCATTTCGACAGAATTAGTTGGAGGAGCGTGGCAGACCGTTTTTACGTATGAGTTTCTATACTATCTGTGTATTATATGGCGTTTTACCCGGCGATTCGCCGGAGTTGTGTCCCTCCGTGGACACGCCGCGCCGCTATTATCCCACCTATGAAACGCTAATCGATTAATCGAATCGTTAATTACAGTGCTCGACTGGCTACCTGTGTGTTATTTTCCGCTGCAGGATTCCTTGTGGTGTCGTTAAGCACTACCGAATGGCTCGCCATTCTGGGCGTTGTTCTAACGTCACTCTCTTCCGGTCTGGGAGAAGTTACCCTGCTGAGTTATAGTCATCAGTATCCCAAGTAAGCTATCATTATCGATAATCTTTCTTTTCGgatttctatttcttttttagtttcttttttttcgagCGTTTTACTCGTAATATTCGGGATTAATAAACGTATTTATTTTGACTTACCAGCTGATAATAACCAGTCGACTAACGTATGTATGTCTGATGTTACGATTAGAGGTCGCGCGCGCCGTCTAGATACATACGCACGTTCCATTACTGGAAAAGTACAAAAGGAGAAGGTAAAGAATAGTAGGTAAACTAAACGCTCAAAAATAAAGAGAATTATAAAGAAATGCAACGTACGTTATATTGCATTATAGATGCGGGCGGATGCATATGTGTATCAAGTATTATCGGATGCGCATAATATCGCGGCGTGTTGACACTTGGACATTTGTTGGTAGAAAAGTAGCGATAAGATTGCCCTTTTCGTATTTAAATATATCGAGAAACATAACAAACTGTTCTGAAACTGGAGGTTAGAATCGaagataaacaaaaaaaaaagaaaaaaaactctTCTTGTCAATCGCATTTTACTTTTTCTTTGTTTCTTCTATTCTCCCATTCTTATATCGtctcttaattaataattaatcttGCGGTTGTAAAAGTTTATCGAAAATTATGCGTAGAAGCGATCTTTGTCAATAGAATCGTTCATGATAAGACGATTAACAATTTTGTTCGTATTGGAATTTTACTTTTTGCAATTACGCGTACGTTTAATTTCCCCCGAAACttgttgaaaattatttttgtttcgcaCGACAATGAAATCCTATCGATTGATTCGCAGACAGGTAATCGCGACATGGTCTTCCGGTACAGGAGGTGCCGGAATAATTGGCGCGTTGTCCTATGCCGCCCTCGCCACGTGGTTGAGCAACGAAGACACATTATTACTTATGTTAATCGTACCGGCCATACAAGGGATCGTTTTTTGGTTGGTTCTGGTCCATCCACCGCAGTCCAGTATACCGATCACTAAGAACGGTATCGACAGTCAGGAGCAAATCATCGAGGTTCCAAGAAAGAGCTTCAAAGAAAAGATTAATCTGGTACCGGGCTTGCTGAAGTATATGATTCCACTTGGACTCGTCTATCTCTTCGAGTATTTCATTAACCAAGGATTGGTAATACCTATTCTTTCACTCGTTCGCATTTAAACATCGATCGATTAATGCTTGTTAGTTTATTTCGCGACAATCAAAGGTTTcgattcgtttcgtttcgtttcgtttcgtttcgtttcatcACGGTCCATCCAATTAttctttgacaaatttttcactGAAATGTTACGTGTCTAGCCATTTCGATGCAAACCCATCTAAGAATATTTCGCCGGACGATTGTCCGACACGTAAATCGTTTCCTCTATTAAGCTGCACGTTCATTGTACATTGTCGAGCTTCGATCTGGCACTTGATACGTGTACATATTTGTCATCGGTGCGTGTAAAACTAATTTTCAGTACGAGCTAATCGAATTCGATGGTATTTGGTTGACGCACGCCGAACAGTACCGTTGGCTTCAAGTGGATTATCAGATAGGAGTATTCGTCTCAAGATCGTCCGTAAATCTCGTCACGATTAACAAAATTTGGATCATGGCCGTGTTGCAGGTAACGATGTGTAGTCGATATCAAAGACGATGCGAATGCATGGTGTTACGATCGCGATCGCGTTTTCGGGTTCGCGTTCGATCTCGGTACCCGAGATCCTGTCTATGGTATAACGAGGTCGTCTTTGTTACAGTTCGTTAACGTGATCGTTCTGTTATTCGAGACCCTGTACTATTATATGCCAACTATTTGGCTAGTATTCGTCTTTGTCTTGTGGGAAGGACTCCTTGGCGGTGGGGCGTACGTCAACACGTTTTATCGGATGTCGACCGAGGTAATGTGACAGAACCGAAGAGCCTCTATTATAGAATAGATAACTAAATGTACGAAATTTATAATTATCGATATGTCAGAATCGAAGAGTCGGCAACAGATCGACCTGCACGgatatcacgtagtattttctTTAGCTCAGGGTGGGGGATAAAAGTATTTGTCATTTGAGAAATTTAGTAATGGAGACTCTACGGAACACAGACTAACTCGTGTACCTACGTTCGAAATCTTTCGTAACCGTTTCTCTTTTCAACAGATTCCAAGAGCGGATCGGAAAATCTCGTTGGGAATTGCCACGATGGCTGATTCTATTGGGATCGCGATGGCGGGATGGTTATCGATGCCGGTTCACAATGCGATTTGCAAACTACCACAACCGAGTCGAATAGGTAGCTAGGTGATCTTTAGAAAATAGTATTTAACGATAGTCACGCGATCAAGCATGATCTCACACGCTCCTTGGTAAAAGCGTGCGCGATATTAGTAATTAAATTTTCTTCGATGTGCCCTCCTGGACACGGTAATGCTGTCCATTACCGAGCATAACGTCGCTCGGACAGAGAGATCGTAAAATAGTTGTCTCCCGTCCGTGCATCGTACAATTTTCTAGTCGATGGATATGCAGTCGACCGATGTTCCGGCTGGACTTTTCAACTTCGATCGTCccaagatttatttattagaaattatttaaaaagactAAGGACGGTATACATATATGTTAGAAACGGTTGTGATTTTAGTTTGCGTCCGTGTCTGAAATGACAATTAAAGCGAACGCGAATGTAAGCAAACAACGAACGAAAGGTACCTCGATCGATTAAAAACTGTGTTTCTGTTcattgttttgttttttttcttttttctttttctttttctttttttttgttcctTTCATTCAAAGTGTATACCGACAGTTGTTCTAAAAGTTGTTTCGTATCCACGGAAATCTTTCCTATCGCGTTCCATTAAAATTCCACATTCACGAATTGGCCCGTTAGATTTAGCCGATTGAACGAATACTCCCTTTTCCGGTCCCAGCTCTATATGTAATAGTAGCAAGTTGTCACGTTTAAAAAAATCACGTTTAATCGATATCAGTTGCTTGTCACAGTCCCGCCGCGTCAGAACTCGACGCGCGAGAGATCACCACTGTCCTTCGGTGTAACGAAGAAACGTTAGAAAAATGTTGCTGTTAGACACTTTGTGAAAATAACTATGATTAATTTTGATTTGATTTCGATCAGGATCGCGCGATTAGGCGATTAAGCGGTCACGCGCATCGTTCTAGTATGAGCTTCCCCGACTCCTCGTACTCTTGCCGCGATAGCCACATCTGCTGAAAGGATCCAAGAGAGCTAAGAATCGATCCTCCGATCCAAGCGCCGTAGCGACGCTCGCTCGAGCCATTCGCGCTAATTATTTTCAGTCTCATGCTCTGCGAAATAGGAGGAATTAGTATTGAGCAGAGTTACGTAAACGTGCTAGACGAGCCTTTGAATAAGAGTAAAATAAAAGGTATACTCACTGGAGGGGTTTTGCTGGCTAAATCTCGATTCAGTCTTTCGCTGAAACCTTGTAGGCAGGAATTGCCACCGGTAACCACGACGCTTCCGTACAAGCTCTGAAGCAACAATGCGTTTCGAAAGGTCCAATCGAAGGTTTATCATCGCGTGATCGAAATTAAAGATACTCACAGGTCTGATATCCATATCGCACATACCCACGCTCGTTGTGACCAACGGTCCAACGCCGAGGATGCTGGCGCCGACACCTTTCACGTTACTAGGGTCGAACAACGCTTCGGGTATCATCAGTCTGATGGAGCCGAAATCGTCGTTGTATCCGGTCGGGAATTCGTACCGTTTCATTGGTAACGCGTTGGCCATGTCCTCGTCGTACGGACTGTCCGATACTTGAAGGCAGTTGATTTGAAAGTCTTGCAACAGCTCTCGGACCATGTAATTTAACCAGGAAGACGACGGTTGAGGGCCGCCTCTTCTTATCCAACGCGGTGTTTCTCTCTCCCGGACTATGTCTGTGTAGTTGATTAAATGTAGACATGTTTATTTTTACAAGATGAAACGGTATCCGGGAGTGTAGTGGTGGTGGAAGTGCTGTCGAAATTAAACGAAATACGTAAAATCAAGAAATTTTCCCGTATCGTTTTATTAGCCTAGGCGGCGCGCAAATTCATAAAACCGAACGACGTATAGAATCGAGCGATATCGGATGATTATTGGTGGTGCGATCGGAGAGAATGCGATTCCAGATCTGAAGATAAATCGAATTCGTAAGCGTTGCGGCGCAAAGTGTTTTGTCGGTCTCTACCGGGTTGCGTGAACGATTTTGTTGAAACTCGAGTACGGTGAATGTTGCGAAACCGAAAGTtgtcgaaatatgcgaaaaagtctTGTTCCACGTTCTCGAATTATTTTCGGACGAGGAATCGCATCCATTTCACAAAGGACACCTATTTGCCTCGTAAAGCGGTTATCGTTGAAAACCAGATTTGCCTTTGCTGGCGACCAGGCATGCGGGCATCAGTTCGATCTCCTTCTCCTCGAAGAACTGTCTGCATTGCATGGTGACAAAGTCACCGCCCAGCGGACTTTTCACGATTCCTTGAGTGATTACGTAACCATCGTGTACAGGCACCGCGCTCGTGTGTGTCGCACCGCTGTCGACGACCATGGCCGTCGATCTGCCGTTCGCGTACGCCGCCAGAACTGCATTCTTGCAAATGTACATGGCCGGGACATTGAACTTCTCAAACATAAGTTCCAAGAGCTTCTCCCGTTTTAGTCTGGTGTTCCAAGGGCATTCGGTCATCAGAATCGGATGATGTTCCGGAAGAGCGTGCAGCCGTTGCTTGTAGGTGTACTCTGTTAGGCGTTCGAACATGTCCCAACCTTCGATCATGCCATCCTGCATTACGCTAATCAAATCCATATCTAAGGAAAATTGAATAATCGAATTAGACGGGGTACCGAGTTACTAATCGAAACGACAACTGCATATTGCACACCCATTTTAACGAAACATTATCTACGTCCTAACTATCTCTGAACGATGGACCGGGGTAAAATCTAATCTAGCTATCTTACCAAGATATCTTTCGTTAAAATTGTGCACACATCGAATGCGTGACACTTTCGTCGAGCGGTACAATTGTTAGGAAAAAGTTTTTTATCTTTACTCGTGTTCCAATAAAACGATACAGAACGACCAATCGTTTGTAAATTTAgtaaattttacattttttaaatgctcCTGACGTTTCTTATTACGAACGCGAACATTTCAACTTGGTAATAACATCGTTTCATAATTCCTGCCCCCACTATACGGGAAACGTTATACAATTTTCATCGCGATAGACAGTAGAGAAAGTTGAAGGTACGAGATATTATTAAATGCTAGCTCTTATACGGTATTTTTTATTCGAACGTAATTTAAATAACTATAGAGATTTCGGatgtttaaaacattatttCGAAAATGTTTTTATTTCCTTGTTAACGAATCTCGTTTTTAGCATTCGCGTAAACGTTGTCATTAATTGAAGCGTGAAACACGGtttcttattattataaataccgTGGTAACATATGTTTAACCATTGAAACGTTATGCTGTTATTATAAAGTCTAGTTTCGTCTTGTTTACCCGCGATCTGTACACTTGGGGGAAAATTTACGACAATCGGATAGATATACATGTTGCTCGTAGGATTGTAGGTCTTTTTTCCAAGGTAAAGGAAGGTTACGGCCAACATGTGACAATTAGCATATAACTTTGTATCTATTACGATCAGAGAGTCAGGCGTACCCTTCTTTCGCACTTGAATGGCCGTGACGTCGATGTTGTAGTGTTTCCTGACGGTTTGAGTACCGTCCGGCGTTTCGATAGTGTCCTCCCATATCCCGAGGGTGGTCGGAATTTCGGCCTTTGGGGTATCTTCACCGCCATAACCAACGCGAAGACTCTGATGTCCAACGTCGAAAATGATAGCACCGACCTCGTCTGTGGGAAAGTCGTAACGCTTAACAGTGTCCTCGACCGGTTAACCACGTTTTTtaccgtgaaaaatgcgaaccgcGTAGCACATACCTCCACCGTAAACACCACCGCTCATAGTATCTGATAGAAACGGCCGTTACGCGCATGCTCGGCAACCCTCTTCGACCTCACCGGTCCACATACCCcttcttccttccttccttccttccttctttCTTCTCTCGAAATTGCGGGCCTTCGTCCTATCCGCGTTGCTCCTTTTCCATAAAAGAATCGACGATcgagagaaagagaaaacgCGATCGATCAACAGTGTGTTTGCGATAGGACTTTTCAACGACGCTGCCAAAGCTTTTCGCGCGTCATGCGTTCTACGACTTCATTATACTTGTATTATTACTTTATTTTGTTGGTTGTCAGTGAGAATGAGAGTGAgaggggagagagagagagagaggataaTGACGAGACGATAGGTTCCAATGATGGAATTAGTCTTGTATATTTTACAAAGTAAATAGAATATAAACAATCTAAAGTCGTCTAAAACACAATAGTACGAGTTTCGTGGTAAATCATTTTCATATATTATAAAGTATACGATTTGTCAACAGATCCATATCTCTTCTTGTGTCTCCCGTGGTGTCGAATGATAGACCCGGGTTTCGACGTAACGAGAACACGACACTTAAAAATCATCGTCGCATtgccgaacgaacgaacgaacggtcGATCGGCGACAAACACTGAACTGATTCGATGACAACGGATGTACAGACTCGCTGGGATTTCCTTActtattctttttctttttcttttaacgATAGTCGAACAATTCAACAGCACTGATCGGTCCGTCGATCGTTAATCGACGCGCGGTTTCGAGGACGCGGTAAAATGATTTCCGCGTTCACGGTTTGGCCGAGGTACAAATACGTACAGTTAGCATGGTAGTATAGACACCTTACAGACAATATTCTTCttataaattatttcttttcaaCGGTAAGTTGAAGCTATACGTTTCGCTACTAAACGCTTCAGTCTCTTGTTATTAAAACGACACCGGTGACAAGGACGAGAGATTATCATTTTCTTGTTGTTTTCTTCGTACTTTCTTACTTTATACACGTATAACACACTGTTCGTGAAAACAAGATTACGATAGCATCCATATTTACGTCTCGTTCGTGCGAGTCGTACGTACGAATTGATAAAACGAGTTGATAAACGATCTATGGGATTGGAAGACCAAGTAAACACGCAACAAATCGCGTATTGCTCGCTGAGATATGCATTCGATACAATGAAATCGTTTACCGTGATCTTACTGCAATCTAGTCTTAACGATAGGACGATTCCCGTTAATCGACGTATTAAACAAACGATTCGAGTCTTGGTTACAAGTAATCATAATAGGAGTCTCGTTTAGCGGAACGTTGGTTTCTTGTCTCATCTATCGTTTACAGTCAAATATTTCGCGCGAAACAGACGCGGAGGATATAAAATGTTGTTTGAATAACCAGCAAAAGAATGCTGTTTCTTCGAGTAGGACGAGTAAAATTTCTTATACGATAATTCTTGCCTTTAGCAGAACGGAACGGCAGTCGTTATATTCGTTCGATAAATATCTCTCGAACGTATTCGAGGACGCTAATCCCGATCGAGGCGAGGACTCGATCGAGGGACAGCGCGATTCGCTCCAAGTCCCTTGAAcgaaaaaatatatgtatattgtgtatgtatatgtatgtataccgAAAGCGAACGGCGGTGTCGCGTGGTCGCGGGTTCGCGGAAATTCGAACGAACTGGCAGTTGAAAGAACACATCGAGTCGAATCAGtagctgcgttttttctaggacAACGGTCGTTGACACTTTCCCCTCAACGTAGGCCGGAAACACGTACAGTGGGAACAAAGTACATTATTCGATGACCGTATTGTTGGCCAGTGTAATTAACGAAAGACGGACCACGGCTTGTTCCATTTCATTTTTCTTTGCTTATCCTCTTTCCTTTCTTTCTTtactcttttcctttttttctgtcTTTTTAAGCTATTTCACAACGACACGGTTGGAACGGGGTTTCGTAGTTTCGCGCAACATCGTGTGGAGGAGGGGTTCGTCGTAGGCTCTACGCATTTATTTACACCGCGATTACGAAGTCACGGACATTTCGTTGGCTACTGTGGCCGCGATCGAGATCGCACTCGGCCTCGCTTAGCTCAAACGCGTCGGAGAACCCCGTGGGTGGGTCCAGCTTGGGGATGAACAGGTTTCCTGATCCGTCACGCTCCTGGTCCCGATTGGAACAGGAATTGCTCGACTGGTGCTTGGGATTGCCAAGCCCGGAGATTGGGCCGAAGTTGGAACGGGTCTCCTCGCTGGTATGACGCGCCAACTGTAACATCCTGTTCGGACACATGATATCGATTATTCTTGTTTGGTTTTACCGCGACGGAAAAGCATTTGCAGACCGTTGAAGAAATTTTTCATTCACATCGAATACGTTCGTGGGTTCGTCCGAATAAATGTATCGGAAACTGTTATTCATTTAACGCTTGCGAGTATCATCAGCTGTCACTGACGACTAATCTCTAACGAAATGGCAACGATAACGTAATATTGTCAACTCACTTGGGTCGTCCCCTTCCAGGAAACGATTTTCTCTCAAAAATCGGTGAGGGTTCTGTAGACGTGCTAGATTCTGGTCCATGGTACAGGAAGTCTGCGAACAGAAAATTAGCCGATTTTCCTCAGCGAACGAGGGCCGAATAAGCGTTCTATCTCCCCGATCTCGTTCCGACGTCTCACGTTACaaacaacaagcttgcgaatgctcggttacatacatacatgtacATATATGTATTCGGTGCACTCTACAAACGTAAACAGGCAACGGGAACGGACCTCCGGCGGTATGTATATGCGGTGCGTGGAAAATCTCGCGACGCTCCTCTCCTCCCCTCGTTCCCCTCTCGGAAATCGTCCGAAAACGAAAGGATCTCGAGAAAGGATCGCGAGATAGAAAGGATCGAACCAACCAGACAGATCAGAAAGTGAGAGACAGAAAATAGAAGATAGAAGGATGAAAGATTGCATACTGTGGACACGCGAGTCGGCCGCAGACACCGAGTGGTGCGAATCGACGAGGTGATTGGAAGACTCGGTTCGGCTGCTGGTCCCGACTTCCGTGTCGCTATCCGAGCCCAGGGTGTCGTATTCCTCCGACTCGGACTTGCCCTGACTGACTTTGTGCGTTTTGTGCAACGGCGCAGAGGTCGAACGGCCTCCGCGCACCTTAGTGTACCGGTTGCAATCCGACTGCAATCAGACGGAATTGTGTTTACGATGAATTGGCACGTCGCACGAGGAAACGAGGAGACGCGCTACACCGATTATATCTCGTTTAAcaaactctctctctctccctctctttctctctctctctccctctcgctCTCGCTCTCG is from Colletes latitarsis isolate SP2378_abdomen chromosome 4, iyColLati1, whole genome shotgun sequence and encodes:
- the Cln3 gene encoding CLN3 lysosomal/endosomal transmembrane protein, battenin isoform X1; translated protein: MTKCKSLSVPERCANNVTFDEESMSVRSRWRNLAAFWILGLCNNYGYVVMLSAAHDILESKFGKTVDSNGPLTNATANTTGIRSCNTLSTGTILLADILPSLVVKIVTPFLPFYVHARLATCVLFSAAGFLVVSLSTTEWLAILGVVLTSLSSGLGEVTLLSYSHQYPKQVIATWSSGTGGAGIIGALSYAALATWLSNEDTLLLMLIVPAIQGIVFWLVLVHPPQSSIPITKNGIDSQEQIIEVPRKSFKEKINLVPGLLKYMIPLGLVYLFEYFINQGLYELIEFDGIWLTHAEQYRWLQVDYQIGVFVSRSSVNLVTINKIWIMAVLQFVNVIVLLFETLYYYMPTIWLVFVFVLWEGLLGGGAYVNTFYRMSTEIPRADRKISLGIATMADSIGIAMAGWLSMPVHNAICKLPQPSRIGS
- the Cln3 gene encoding CLN3 lysosomal/endosomal transmembrane protein, battenin isoform X2, with product MTKCKSLSVPERCANNVTFDEESMSVRSRWRNLAAFWILGLCNNYGYVVMLSAAHDILESKFGKTDSNGPLTNATANTTGIRSCNTLSTGTILLADILPSLVVKIVTPFLPFYVHARLATCVLFSAAGFLVVSLSTTEWLAILGVVLTSLSSGLGEVTLLSYSHQYPKQVIATWSSGTGGAGIIGALSYAALATWLSNEDTLLLMLIVPAIQGIVFWLVLVHPPQSSIPITKNGIDSQEQIIEVPRKSFKEKINLVPGLLKYMIPLGLVYLFEYFINQGLYELIEFDGIWLTHAEQYRWLQVDYQIGVFVSRSSVNLVTINKIWIMAVLQFVNVIVLLFETLYYYMPTIWLVFVFVLWEGLLGGGAYVNTFYRMSTEIPRADRKISLGIATMADSIGIAMAGWLSMPVHNAICKLPQPSRIGS
- the LOC143340886 gene encoding actin-like protein 6B, translating into MSGGVYGGDEVGAIIFDVGHQSLRVGYGGEDTPKAEIPTTLGIWEDTIETPDGTQTVRKHYNIDVTAIQVRKKDMDLISVMQDGMIEGWDMFERLTEYTYKQRLHALPEHHPILMTECPWNTRLKREKLLELMFEKFNVPAMYICKNAVLAAYANGRSTAMVVDSGATHTSAVPVHDGYVITQGIVKSPLGGDFVTMQCRQFFEEKEIELMPACLVASKDIVRERETPRWIRRGGPQPSSSWLNYMVRELLQDFQINCLQVSDSPYDEDMANALPMKRYEFPTGYNDDFGSIRLMIPEALFDPSNVKGVGASILGVGPLVTTSVGMCDMDIRPSLYGSVVVTGGNSCLQGFSERLNRDLASKTPPSMRLKIISANGSSERRYGAWIGGSILSSLGSFQQMWLSRQEYEESGKLILERCA